The following are encoded together in the Babesia microti strain RI chromosome II, complete genome genome:
- a CDS encoding Alpha-ketoglutarate-dependent dioxygenase alkB (overlaps_old_locusTagID:BBM_II02285;~overlaps_old_locusTagID:BBM_II02290), producing the protein MDRTYTYQGDIFGNKSVAKAAFNIVRTNCCDGTCDLTRQIVSILPNGSNDYEILKTHKYTLISLGNHGRNLYRFGHFPGAYLITNYYTPSEQLIIANSMLTRHINPPNISNITKLNQNVTNLLDSENFLKKFKWATCGEQYDWGERKYLKSLKLDQEFLDLSQEITNSIYPEIEAHIPDAAIINLYNGNYHLNLHKEDAEESNAPVVTISLGKSAIFMLGRDDFNSLPMAIVVNSGDVFIISNECRFGLHGVAKLVHAPIKYSGYDVFGQPILIRQINRTIDKLDSPSNKSVDPVIDARIGDILTTCRISISIRNAKK; encoded by the exons atgGATCGAACATATACGTATCAAGGTGATATCTTTGGCAATAAAAGTGTAGCCAAAGCAGCTTTCAACATTGTAAGAACCAATTGTTGTGATGGGACCTGTGATCTCACTAGGCAAATTGTTTCAATTCTACCGAATGGGTCTAATGATTATGAGATACTTAAAACGCACAAATATACCTTAATATCGTTAGGGAATCATGGTAGAAATTTGTATAGATTTGGTCATTTTCCAG GAGCCTACCTAATCACAAACTATTACACCCCTTCcgaacaattaattatcgcGAATTCAATGTTGACCCGGCacataaat CCGCCTAACATAAGCAACATTACAAAGTTGAACCAAAATGTCACAAATTTGTTAG ACTcggaaaattttttaaaaaaattcaaatggGCCACTTGTGGCGAGCAATATGA TTGGGGCGAGCGTAAGTATTTGAAATCTTTAAAATTGGATCAGGAATTTTTGGACCTCTCACAAGAAATTACCAATAGCATTTATCCAGAAATAGAAGCCCACATTCCTGAT GCTGcgattatcaatttatacaatGGAAATTATCATCTAAATTTGCACAAGGAAGACGCGGAGGAATCGAATGCACCGGTTGTTACGATTAGTTTAGGAAAATCTGCTATTTTTATGTTGGGAAGAGATGATTTTAATTCTCTTCCCATGGcaattgttgtaaattcTGGCGATGTATTCATTATATCTAATGAGTGTAGATTCGGTTTGCATG GCGTCGCAAAACTGGTCCATGCGCCAATAAAATACAGTGGCTACGATGTATTTGGACAGCCAATTCTTATCAGGCAAATAAACAGAACAATTGATAAACTGGACAGTCCGTCCAATAAAAGTGTAGATCCTGTTATAGATGCTAGAATTGGAGATATATTGACAACTTGCAGAATTTCAATCAGCATAAGGAACGCTAAGAagtga
- a CDS encoding cysteinyl-tRNA synthetase (overlaps_old_locusTagID:BBM_II02315), with protein MSLWTLFTLYNYRIAALVKRPFFIIHFPTHSATEHNKRRFKMTQSANSDIFDWSQPSTDGKHLTGLVINNSFTKSKVPFVPEKGNLVKWYSCGPTVYDHAHLGHARTYVTGDIIRRILEHLGYRVNFIMNITDVDDKIISRSSELGVDFSDFAKKWEMDFWNDMQILGVRQPNCITRVSEFIPDIIRFIEKIIERGYAYQSKGSVYFDITSFSSKHNYARMEHSSVQIKEMTLEGEESFGEVFEKKNPIDFALWKQAKEGEPFWDSPWGKGRPGWHIECSVMASHLLGDKIDIHSGGIDLRFPHHDNEVAQSEAYFDKYPWINYFLHFGHLHIQGSKMSKSLKNFITIKEFLNIYTPRQMRLLFLMCKWDSAMNYTKGPDGMQHILALDSNFSNFFPLLKSILKRTAHTNGTYQSAVMNQGNRERWDEADMELNKEHITAIDAVEAALRDNFDTPNVIHSLQRLISVTNSYITTNYAKHKKPILSEILYTVTRYLQMLGLEYNTQAVDKDTEGLIDRIINFRAKIRHAAKVGLKGDSLIACREILSLCDDLRDVDMPSIGFIMEDLPDGTGLIKKIEYNTSNDTEKNSTLDQFNKLSINKDSIEPKDYFRMLYPGKFGSFDESHIPVTYSSGEKVSKSERKSLEKLMAKHLKKYGMH; from the exons ATGTCCTTATGGACACTATTTACCCTATACAATTATAGGATAGCAGCCTTAGTCAAAAGGccattttttatcattcaTTTTCCCACTCATTCTGCCACTGAACACAATAAAAGAAGATTCAAAATGACACAAAGTGCCAACAGTGACATATTTGATTGGTCTCAGCCATCTACTGACGGTAAACATTTGACAGGTCTGGTCATTAACAATTCGTTTACAAAGTCCAAAGTACCTTTCGTACCAGAG AAAGGGAATTTGGTGAAATGGTATTCATGTGGTCCTACAGTATACGACCACGCCCATTTGGGTCATGCTAGAACTTATGTTACAGGCGATATTATCAGGAGAATTCTCGAACATTTGGGCTATAGGGTGAACtttattatgaatataacaGATGTTGATGATAAGATTATCTCGCGCAGTTCAGAACTT GGTGTAGATTTTAGTGattttgccaaaaaatGGGAGATGGATTTCTGGAATGATATGCAAATACTGGGCGTTAGACAGCCAAATTGCATAACCAGAGTTTCAGAATTTATTCCAGATATAATAAGATTCatagaaaaaattatcgAACGGGGCTATGCATATCAAAGCAAAGGCAGCGTGTATTTCGACATCACATCATTTTCTAGTAAACATAATTATGCTAGAATGGAACATTCATCGGTGCAAATTAAggaaat gACATTGGAAGGAGAAGAATCATTTGGGGAagtttttgaaaaaaaaaaCCCCATAGATTTTGCTTTGTGGAAACAAGCAAAGGAAGGGGAACCTTTTTGGGATTCTCCTTGGGGAAAAGGGAGGCCAG GCTGGCACATAGAATGCAGTGTAATGGCAAGCCACTTGCTTGGTGACAAAATTGACATACATTCTGGTGGAATTGACTTGCGCTTCCCGCATCACGATAATGAAGTGGCCCAGAGTGAGGCttattttgacaaatatcCTTGGATAAACTACTTTTTGCATTTTGGCCACTTGCATATTCAGGGAAGCAAAATGTCAAAGTCactcaaaaattttatcactatTAAAGAATTCCTTAATATCTATACCCCTAGGCAAATGAGATTGCTATTCCTAATGTGCAA gtggGATTCGGCGatgaattatacaaaagGTCCCGATGGAATGCAACATATTCTGGCTTTGGACTCAAATTTTTCCAACTTTTTCCCCTTGCTCAAATCTATACTCAAACGTACGGCCCACACTAATGGAACCTATCAATCAGCTGTGATGAATCAAGGCAATAGAGAACGATGGGATGAAGCGGATATGGAGTTAAACAAAGAACACATCACTGCAATAGATGCTGTAGAAGCTGCGCTTAGGGACAATTTTGACACTCCAAATGTTATACACTCATTGCAGCGTCTAATAAGTGTTACAAATTCATACATAACAACCAACTATGCAAAACATAAGAAACCCATACTTAGCGAAATTTTGTACACTGTTACAAGGTACCTACAG ATGCTAGGATTGGAATATAATACCCAAGCCGTAGATAAGGACACTGAGGGGTTGATTGACCGGATCATCAACTTTAGGGCAAAG ATTAGACACGCGGCTAAAGTTGGGTTAAAAGGCGACAGCTTAATTGCTTGCAGGGAAATATTGTCGTTGTGCGATGATCTTAGGGATGTAGACATGCCTTCAATTGGATTTATAATGGAAGATCTTCCTGATGGCACTGGTTTAATTAAGAAAATAGAATACAATACGTCAAATGATACGGAGAAAAATAGTACGCTTGACCAATTTAACAAACTTAGTATAAACAAAGACAGCATTGAACCAAAAGACTACTTTCGAATGCTATACCCTGGAAAGTTTGGGAGTTTTGATGAATCTCATATACCAGTGACATATTCTAGCGGCGAAAAAGTATCAAAAAGTGAGCGTAAGTCGTTGGAAAAG TTGATGGCCAAACATCTTAAAAAATATGGGATGCATTAA
- a CDS encoding Glutamate--cysteine ligase (overlaps_old_locusTagID:BBM_II02280), producing MGFLDLGYPLDYDSILQITEKIRNIALKQFVLCMQHNYDRLDHELFFGDEVEYMIVKLNDETRKVQIALIASDVISGMSKDENVKGLPEYASYMIEVIPSKPLRVNLSSILEIQKLLNHKRNVIQRTITSLGYSKCHVLQMTSFPRLGCKDSIAYMDNQTKTDSRQIAKSIFLPDAVITKHPRFISFTKNIRLRRGAKVALFAPMFMDKYTQIKKLPDESPIAVRIVASKYIDRHDSTASSPTSSTPRLGVSLDETLAKNISKIIARGSSFHKIETVDRIELKASDCPSLDKLFYTTDICGLVLENSEDSDCEYCPFSPCEFRNTLEILNRKWVEETAEAGDDNPIPLHIYMDAMCFGMGMCCYQNTFSCPSMDDARYIHDQLLAISPYFLALTASCPIFRGFLTETDTRWNVLSQSVDDRSEKDCLYMPKSRFSCNSLYISNRDVLVKNYFKFNDVLLPTNIAVYDECVDVGVDPILARHISHIFTRDPICLFKSSENYDDKNPTDFAEFEAFQSVNWNMVRFKLPTLPVVPGSKGEIGYRVEFRCPEMQLTDFENSAVSAVLLVLTKMIVKNNLELYLPISILEENLKRSSQRSAVFKSKFYYPKVINGHYTVEEDTLYHILFGEDGLFTKCIKFVKQQVASLDTDTGAKVVFLFEKYMQLFKRRCEGQLPTTAGFIRQFVLQHELYKQDSVVSDEIAYDLCDLAISIQSGRNPHSEMLLGNLAKYN from the exons ATGGGTTTTTTGGATCTAGGCTATCCCCTAGACTATGATTCAATACTTCAAATTACCGAAAAGATTAGAAATATTGCACTAAAGCAATTTGTACTTTGTATGCAACATAATTATGACAGATTAGATCATGAATTGTTTTTTGGAGATGAAGTAG aaTACATGATAGTTAAACTTAATGATGAAACTAGAAAGGTACAAATTGCTCTAATAGCCTCtg ACGTGATATCAGGAATGTCAAAAGATGAAAATGTTAAAGGATTGCCAGAGTATGCTTCTTATATGATAGAAGTGATTCCATCTAAACCTCTAAGGGTTAATCTATCCTCAATTTTGG AAATTCAAAAACTATTAAATCACAAGAGAAATGTTATTCAGAGGACTATCACCTCACTTGGCTATTCAAAATGCCATGTCTTACAAATGACATCTTTCCCCAGACTAGGTTGTAAAGATTCTATTGCATATATGGATAATCAAACAAAAACTGATTCCAGGCAGATTGCAAAAAGTATATTTCTCCCTGATGCCGTTATAACTAAACATCCCAGATTCATatcatttacaaaaaatattagatT ACGGAGGGGGGCTAAAGTAGCTTTATTTGCACCAATGTTCATGgataaatatacacaaataaaaaaattgccaGACGAATCCCCAATCGCCGTAAGAATTGTTGcatccaaatatattgatagACATGATTCTACTGCCAGTTCACCCACTTCATCTACACCTAGGCTAGGAGTTTCCTTAGATGAAACATTAGCCAAAAACATATCAAAAATCATAGCCAGGGGAAGTTCGTTTCATAAAATCGAAACGGTGGATCGAATAGAATTGAAAGCTTCAGATTGCCCATCtcttgataaattgttctACACAACTGATATATGTGGCCTTGTACTTGAAAATTCTGAAGATAGTGACTGTGAATATTGCCCCTTTTCACCTTGTGAATTTAGAAATACACTGGAAATTCTTAACCGAAAATGGGTTGAAGAAACAGCCGAAGCGGGGGATGATAATCCAATCCCattacatatttacatGGATGCCATGTGTTTCGGTATGGGAATGTGTTGTTATCAAAACACCTTTTCATGTCCAAGCATGGATGATGCTAGATATATTCATGATCAGCTACTAGCTATTTCTCCTTATTTCCTAGCTCTGACTGCCTCTTGTCCGATTTTCAGGGGATTTTTAACAGAAACAGATACTAGATGGAATGTTTTATCTCAATCTGTGGATGATAGGAGTGAAAAGGATTGTTTGTACATGCCCAAGTCTAGATTTTCATGCAATTCATTATACATTTCCAATAGAGATGTATTAGTGAAGAATTATTTCAAGTTCAACGACGTATTGTTACCCACTAATATTGCAGTGTATGATGAATGCGTGGATGTTGGTGTGGATCCAATTTTAGCCAGACATATATCTCATATATTCACTCGAGACCCTATATGTCTATTCAAGTCATCTGAGAATTACGATGATAAAAATCCAACTGATTTTGCAGAATTTGAAGCGTTTCAGAGTGTAAATTGGAACATGGTACGTTTCAAGTTACCAACGTTACCAGTGGTACCTGGAAGTAAGGGGGAAATAGGGTATCGTGTTGAATTTCGCTGTCCTGAGATGCAATTAACCGACTTTGAGAATTCTGCAGTTTCAGCTGTACTTTTAGTACTTACTAAAATGATTGTGAAGAACAATTTGGAATTGTATTTGCCCATCTCAATTTTGGAAGAGAATTTGAAAAGATCATCACAACGATCAGCAGTGTTTAAATCTAAATTTTATTACCCGAAAGTCATCAATGGTCATTATACTGTAGAAGAAGATACGCTATATCACATTTTATTTGGAGAAGACGGATTATTTAccaaatgtattaaatttgtaaagcAACAGGTGGCGTCATTGGACACCGATACTGGGGCTAAAGTCGTTTTTTTGTTTGAAAAGTAtatgcaattatttaaaagAAGGTGTGAAGGACAGCTTCCAACAACTGCAGGTTTTATCAGGCAATTTGTGTTGCAGCATGAGCTGTATAAGCAAGATTCTGTGGTATCTGATGAGATCGCCTATGATTTGTGTGATTTAGCTATATCAATTCAATCAGGGAGAAATCCACATTCTGAAATGTTATTGGGAAATCTggcaaaatataattag
- a CDS encoding glutamate--cysteine ligase catalytic subunit (overlaps_old_locusTagID:BBM_II02275;~overlaps_old_locusTagID:BBM_II02280), with the protein MNRFPLNFGSKDATNNITVNKQKKITNLFNNDSESLSETVNKVVYDGTLVFSTDNTIDTSEEQQNLVIPCKNRLNKSRKGLDYISSTKNDQEKPLMLPEDDIARQVILDAQKNDDLFEYKKEMVVTTPILMRSGSIIGEDKADYEHVPVESFGLAMLMGMGYDPNKPTNVSSPDVLLNKRRIYDKAGLGSHDTLLKITQQIDSGDNNYSKATSSSKVRDDINDVVWVSKGLVVKIIDRCDKYYKHKGDVVGIDKYLATVNFEDGMRKGYKIKYLETVVKEGEDAKIVLPTLHPINSSQLLGRYVKVIKKGRSSATVEMSGKKFELPLDSICYYNYKR; encoded by the coding sequence ATGAACCGCTTTCCACTAAACTTTGGCAGTAAAGACGctacaaataatattactgttaataaacaaaaaaaaattaccaaTCTTTTCAACAATGATTCGGAATCTCTTAGTGAAACTGTTAACAAAGTGGTCTATGATGGAACTTTGGTGTTTTCCACTGATAATACAATCGATACTAGTGAAGAACAACAAAATTTGGTTATACCATGTAAAAATAGATTGAATAAAAGTAGAAAAGGCTTGGATTATATCAGTTCAACTAAAAATGATCAAGAAAAACCGCTGATGCTACCTGAAGATGACATAGCCAGACAAGTTATATTGGATGCTcaaaaaaatgatgatCTTTTTGAATACAAAAAGGAAATGGTTGTGACAACTCCAATTTTGATGAGGAGTGGAAGTATAATTGGTGAAGATAAGGCCGATTATGAACATGTTCCAGTTGAAAGTTTTGGATTGGCTATGCTTATGGGTATGGGCTACGACCCAAATAAACCAACAAATGTATCATCTCCTGACGTTCTATTAAATAAACGTAGAATTTATGATAAAGCAGGACTGGGTTCACATGATACATTGctaaaaattacacaacAAATTGATTCAGGTGATAACAACTATTCTAAGGCCACTAGTTCTTCCAAAGTTCGAGACGATATTAACGATGTTGTATGGGTTTCAAAAGGATTGGTAGTGAAAATTATAGACCGTTGTGACAAATATTATAAGCATAAAGGCGATGTGGTGGGgattgataaatatctTGCTACCGTGAACTTTGAAGATGGAATGAGGAAGGGGTACAAAATTAAGTATTTGGAAACTGTTGTTAAGGAAGGAGAGGATGCAAAAATTGTGCTACCAACTTTGCAtccaattaattcatcGCAACTTTTAGGTAGATATGTAAAAGTTATTAAAAAAGGCAGGTCTTCTGCTACTGTTGAAATGTCTGGAAAAAAGTTTGAATTGCCCTTGGATAgcatttgttattataattacaaacGGTAA
- a CDS encoding DNA-directed RNA polymerase II subunit C (overlaps_old_locusTagID:BBM_II02300): MKWGRGSAKPFIDITQLTVDTIKFTLHNSDVTLANALRRIMLSEIPCLAIEIVTVLENDTPLHDEYIAHRLGLLPIDSTRISEFEYRDKCSCSDKCSKCTVDYNLQVTCTEPFRTVTHLDIIPDEYDTPLPLPRSGDGIPIVKIRRDQSIHLKLTATKGIGKLHAKWVVANVAYQIEPLFKINSEMMGRTTQQDRATIASSCPRGILVSEDDNYGGTIRVTNSLECIYCDSCINTCKDLGFKGLIRIEPDETKFHFSVESTGAIAPEKIVEMALGFLEDKIKQLHQSVTETQSRVLGVSSTTAIASNIWRGNDQAPPNYALDLD; encoded by the exons ATGAAGTGGGGGAGAGGCTCAGCAAAACCTTTTATTGACATCACACAGCTGACTGTGGATACAATCAAATTCACCCTCCACAATTCAGATGTGACTCTAGCCAATGCTCTGCGACGTATTATGCTTTCTGAGATCCCATGTTTGGCTATAGAGATAGTTACAGTACTTGAAAATGACACTCCCTTGCACGATGAATACATAGCGCATAGGTTAGGACTTTTGCCCATAGATTCCACCAGAATATCTGAATTTGAATACCGGGACAAGTGCTCGTGCAGTGACAAGTGTTCAAAATGCACTGTGGATTATAATCTACAGGTCACATGCACCGAACCTTTCCGAACTGTGACCCATTTGGATATAATCCCGGACGAATACGACACTCCTTTGCCTCTGCCACGTAGCGGAGACGGAATACctattgtaaaaattagaAGAGACCAAAGCATTCACTTGAAGCTCACGGCAACCAAGGGAATAGGCAAGCTACATGCCAAATGGGTAGTTGCAAACGTAGCCTACCAAATTGAACCTCTATTCAAAATCAATTCGGAAATGATGGGAAGGACTACCCAGCAGGATCGAGCTACAATTGCTTCATCATGCCCCAGGGGAATTCTTGTGTCTGAAGATGATAACTACGGGGGCACAATAAGGGTGACTAATTCATTGGAATGCATATACTGTGATTCCTGTATTAACACATGCAAGGACCTCGGTTTTAAGGGTCTCATTCGCATTGAACCTGACGAGACCAAATTTCATTTCTCAGTGGAG TCCACTGGAGCTATCGCACCTGAGAAGATTGTGGAAATGGCACTGGGGTTTTTGGAGGATAAAATAAAGCAGTTACATCAAAGTGTGACTGAAACACAGAGTAGGGTTTTGGGCGTCTCTTCAACAACAGCAATTGCATCCAATATTTGGAGAGGTAATGATCAGGCGCCGCCTAACTATGCTTTAGACCTCGACTAA
- a CDS encoding tRNA-dihydrouridine synthase A (overlaps_old_locusTagID:BBM_II02295): MGETYQTGTNIHGKIISIAPMLDVTYREFRFFTRMLTKHTQLWTEMITAASLVHNPEMRDSWLNFDDIEQNLVAQLGGKDVDMMTKAAEIVANYGYKEININVGCPSSRVSTLGGFGASLMKDPERVRDIVSSIIRRVDLPVTVKTRTGVDDSDSDEFLNNFIRIVASGGCKHFIVHARKAYLKGINPKKNRSIPPLNYPRVYNLLNEFPHIKFTLNGGITSIAQAKQLLCDNPQLYGVMIGRMAHENPVELHKADHLLICNNGICFCYTANNLTREMLLRGYMEYIDKRDFTGDSNIQMIMKPLHGLYKNKIGSGAYRGILELVSRQYKLNNATDAIEKVLNFMMDNYNEVTTEILQRT; encoded by the exons ATGGGCGAAACTTACCAAACCGGGACAAATATACatggtaaaataatttcaattgctCCGATGCTAGATGTAACATATCGAGAATTTAG ATTTTTCACCCGTATGCTAACCAAGCATACTCAGCTTTGGACTGAAATGATCACTGCTGCATCCCTTGTACATAACCCAGAGATGAGGGATTCATGGCTCA ATTTCGACGACATTGAGCAGAATCTTGTAGCACAATTAG GCGGGAAAGACGTTGATATGATGACAAAAGCAGCAGAAATAGTCGCAAATTACGGATATAAGgaaataaatatcaatgtAGGATGCCCTAGTTCACGAGTTTCAACATTAG GAGGCTTTGGTGCGTCGTTGATGAAAGATCCGGAAAGGGTTAGAGATATAGTCTCGTCTATTATTAGAAGGGTCGACCTTCCAGTGACTGTTAAAACGCGCACTGGAGTTGATGACTCGGATTCCGACGAGTTTctaaacaatttcatcagA ATCGTTGCTAGCGGCGGCTGCAAACACTTCATTGTCCATGCCAGGAAGGCATATTTGAAG GGTATAAATCCTAAAAAAAATCGCAGTATACCACCACTTAATTACCCTAGGGTATACAATTTGCTTAATGAATTCCCCcacataaaatttacttTAAACGGGGGAATCACAAGTATAGCCCAAGCTAAACAATTATTGTGCGATAATCCACAATTGTACGGGGTTATGATAGGTAGAATGGCCCATGAAAACCCAGTTGAATTGCATAAGGCAGATCATTTGCtcatttgtaataatgGTATTTGCTTTTGTTATACCGCTAATAATTTGACCAGAGAAATGTTGTTACGTGGTTATATGGAATATATTGACAAAAGGGATTTCACAGGCGACTCCAACATTcaaatgataatgaaaCCGTTACATGGATTGTACAAGAACAAGATTGGCAGTGGAGCTTATAGGGGAATTTTAGAGTTAGTGTCTCGGCAATACAAGTTAAATAATGCGACAGATGCCATTGAAAAGGTCCTGAATTTCATGATGGATAACTATAATGAAGTTACTACGGAAATATTGCAGCGTACATAA
- a CDS encoding FAD synthetase (overlaps_old_locusTagID:BBM_II02300;~overlaps_old_locusTagID:BBM_II02305) has translation MMRLSGLKNSNDILRALKEFKRENKEMCKVHAILGELDINATEFTEFATQSSFRCLTCCNIVLYRMAQKVLNLKNSAATPILNLMQDIPSQQDFGIRNLDNYSNLARHLSPLALKSIYEAKNTIRLLGPENVYISFNGGKDSTVAMQLYLCAYYEYFSERGQDEFPNPKMIFFNESDGFQELNDFVDKIAKCYCFDLKTVNCCWKEGIKAEFNTRNNIAFIMGSRKTDPGKCGLECLQYSDLEESSFLLVNILREWSYGAIWCFILHFKIPYCSLYDQGYTSIGGKNSTLPNEELKDGPNYKPAYYLVNWDSERAGRGRAIAKDEQIVQNVVNSPLNSTNN, from the exons ATGATGAGGCTGTCTGGGTTAAAGAATAGCAATGACATTTTGAGGGCTCTAAAGGAGTTTAAAAGGGAAAATAAAGAGATGTGCAAGGTGCATGCTATACTAGGCGAATTGGATATTAATGCCACTGAATTTACCGAATTTGCCACGCAAAGCTCTTTCCGTTGTTTAACATGTTGTAATATTGTACTATATAGAATGGCGCAGAAAGTTcttaatttgaaaaattctGCAGCTACGCCAATTTTAAACTTGATGCAAGATATCCCTTCCCAACAAGATTTTGGAATAcgtaatttagataattattCTAATCTAGCTCGTCACCTATCCCCATTAGCACTAAAATCAATCTATGAAGCCAAGAATACAATTCGCCTACTTGGGCCAGAGAATGTGTACATTAGTTTTAACGGTGGAAAGGATTCCACAGTTGCCATGCAACTGTACTTATGTGCTTATTATGAGTACTTTAGTGAGAGAGGACAAGATGAGTTCCCTAATCCTAAGATGATCTTCTTCAATGAATCTGATGGGTTCCAGGAACTCAATGATTTTGTCGACAAGATAGCTAAATGCTACTGTTTCGACCTCAAGACGGTCAATTGTTGCTGGAAGGAAGGAATAAAAGCCGAGTTTAATACGAGGAATAATATCGCTTTTATTATGG gATCTAGGAAAACCGATCCTGGAAAATGTGGTTTGGAATGTCTACAATATTCGGATCTAGAGGAATCGTCATTTTTACTAGTTAACATCTTGAGAGAATGGTCATATGGCGCCATTTGGTGCTTCATATTACACTTTAAAATACCCTACTGCTCACTTTACGACCAAGGGTATACTAGTATTGGAGGTAAAAATAGCACCCTTCCAAATGAAGAATTGAAGGATGGGCCAAATTACAAGCCTGCCTACTATCTCGTCAACTGGGATAGTGAGAGGGCTGGAAGGGGGAGGGCTATTGCTAAAGATGAACAAATCGTTCAGAACGTAGTTAATTCCCCATTAAATAGCACTAATAACTAG
- a CDS encoding UDP-GlcNAc:polypeptide alpha-N-acetylglucosaminyltransferase (overlaps_old_locusTagID:BBM_II02310) translates to MAERKVLNKYIPPDYDPDLMMRNRELLRKHGYMSDTKTSIRKDVLDLNPKLMNIRMMFPFTFRCSSCKDFTYVGTKFNSRAEKLYEETYLGIVKWRFYAKCPTCKAPIVFKTDPKHGDYTLESGGIRTYDPNRDAILAAGELKKTEEEEQQEEEDKIMHKANIALKEYQDYERLAELKRVAGRAQDREVAAAKALFDIQTKDENEPSLEIINQFKEEQENMLRKILNVEPGDSVENSDKESPTNTNEKISQPQNTADKSDIHEDNVDFEHIKNEPFLLGSSLKKQSGETALNSNLAVSIKKKQKIINPFAGYDSD, encoded by the exons ATGGCTGAAAGGAAagtattaaacaaatatattccACCGGATTACGATCCGGACTTGATGATGAGGAACAGGGAACTACTGCGCAAACACGGTTATATGTCTGACACCAAGACTTCAATTAGGAAGGATGTATTGGATCTGAACCCAAAACTGATGAACATAAGAATGATGTTTCCTTTCACCTTTCGCTGCTCCTCCTGTAAAGACTTCACGTACGTGGGCACCAAATTCAATTCAAGAGCCGAAAAATTGTACGAAGAGACATATTTGGGTATTGTTAAGTGGAGATTTTACGCCAAATGCCCGACATGTAAAGCCCCTATTGTATTCAAAACCGATCCTAAACATGGAGACTATACCCTCGAGTCAGGTGGGATTCGCACTTATGATCCCAATAGGGATGCCATTTTGGCTGCTGGAGAACTCAAGAAAACAGAG GAAGAGGAGCAGCAGGAGGAGGAAGATAAGATTATGCACAAGGCAAATATCGCATTGAAGGAATATCAGGATTATGAGAGACTTGCTGAACTTAAACGCGTAGCTGGGAGGGCCCAGGATAGAGAAGTGGCGGCTGCAAAGGCCCTGTTCGACATACAAACAaaagatgaaaatgaaCCTTCATTGGagataattaatcaattcaaAGAGGAACAGGAAAACATGCTAAGGAAGATTCTAAATGTAGAACCAGGCGATTCTGTTGAAAATAGCGACAAGGAATCCCCGACTAATACTAATGAAAAAATCTCTCAGCCCCAAAATACCGCCGATAAATCAGATATTCATGAGGATAATGTTGACTTTGAGCACATAAAAAATGAACCATTTTTATTGGGATCATCGCTGAAGAAGCAGTCTGGAGAAACCGCCctaaattcaaatttggcTGTATCTATAAAGAAGAAACAAAAGATCATCAATCCATTTGCCGGTTATGATAGTGACTAA